The following coding sequences are from one Haploplasma axanthum window:
- a CDS encoding lipoate--protein ligase has protein sequence MILVKHNNEGNLKPYFYWALEEYILKNVLKDDEAYFFTWKIKGVVIGKNQVLENEVNLDYLKSNGIEVFRRPTGGGAVYADENNTMYTMITKKTNNFSFKPYLELVIEAIKKLGLEITFSGRNDLLYEGKKISGVAFLQNKYGVLIHGTFMYDVDVETMIRTITPNNEKLISKGIDSVRSRVANLKPHLNGLSENELIRHLEKEITTKEYILSADEISIINEMSKKYESDDWRYRIQPAYTKKLTKKIAGGLFDIQLDLNHGIIEKIKINGDFFDLLPIEILEKALTNIPYKKEDIISAIDKVNVEQIILDIKKSEIIDLLVSGIV, from the coding sequence ATGATATTAGTTAAACATAATAATGAAGGAAATTTAAAACCATATTTTTATTGGGCACTAGAAGAGTATATTTTAAAAAATGTTTTAAAAGATGATGAAGCTTATTTTTTTACTTGGAAAATTAAAGGTGTTGTGATTGGTAAGAATCAAGTACTTGAAAATGAAGTTAATCTTGATTACTTAAAAAGCAATGGTATTGAAGTATTTAGAAGACCAACTGGTGGTGGTGCTGTATACGCAGATGAGAATAATACTATGTATACAATGATTACTAAAAAAACCAATAATTTTTCATTTAAACCATATTTAGAACTTGTTATTGAGGCTATAAAAAAACTTGGATTAGAAATAACGTTTAGTGGTAGAAACGATTTATTATATGAAGGTAAAAAAATAAGTGGAGTGGCTTTCTTACAAAATAAATATGGAGTTTTAATTCATGGAACTTTTATGTATGATGTTGATGTTGAAACCATGATTAGAACGATAACTCCAAACAATGAAAAACTTATATCTAAAGGAATTGATAGTGTAAGAAGTCGAGTTGCGAACTTGAAACCACATTTGAACGGTCTATCAGAAAATGAACTCATTAGACATTTAGAAAAAGAAATAACAACGAAAGAATATATTTTATCAGCAGATGAAATATCAATAATTAATGAAATGTCTAAGAAATATGAATCAGATGATTGGCGATACAGAATCCAACCAGCATATACGAAGAAACTTACTAAAAAAATAGCTGGAGGATTGTTTGACATTCAACTTGATTTAAATCATGGAATAATTGAAAAGATTAAGATTAATGGTGATTTTTTTGATTTATTACCTATCGAAATTTTAGAAAAAGCATTAACAAATATTCCGTATAAAAAAGAAGATATTATTTCAGCAATTGACAAGGTTAATGTTGAACAAATTATCTTAGATATTAAAAAAAGTGAAATAATTGATTTATTGGTTTCAGGAATAGTCTAA
- a CDS encoding Fur family transcriptional regulator, which yields MDIKEKYYDKIRGMGHRLTNNRIAMIEILENQHLTFKEIQKELFKRGYNNVASIYNNLEFLVKEKVVVELYIGNRKYYDLAMDNPGHSNESHIHISLKDTEEITEINDPDIFEFISKHPKLEGYDLEYIRIIIGAKNKDAN from the coding sequence ATGGATATCAAAGAGAAATATTACGATAAAATCAGAGGTATGGGTCATAGATTAACTAATAACCGTATCGCTATGATTGAAATATTAGAAAACCAACATTTAACATTTAAAGAAATTCAAAAAGAACTTTTTAAGAGAGGTTATAATAACGTTGCCTCTATTTACAATAATTTAGAGTTTTTAGTCAAAGAAAAAGTTGTCGTTGAATTATACATTGGAAACAGAAAATATTATGATTTAGCAATGGATAATCCCGGACACAGTAACGAAAGTCATATCCATATTAGTTTAAAGGATACTGAAGAAATTACAGAGATTAATGATCCAGATATTTTCGAATTTATTAGTAAACATCCGAAACTTGAAGGTTACGACTTAGAATACATCAGAATAATTATTGGAGCGAAAAATAAAGATGCTAATTAG
- the rpmF gene encoding 50S ribosomal protein L32, which produces MAVPFRRTGKTAKRKRRTHQKLQAPTLVVCPQTGEFTLPHRVTPNSGYYKGQLVLEKKESKK; this is translated from the coding sequence ATGGCAGTTCCATTTAGAAGAACGGGTAAAACAGCGAAAAGAAAACGTCGTACTCACCAAAAGTTACAAGCACCAACATTAGTTGTATGCCCACAAACAGGTGAATTTACTTTACCACACCGTGTAACACCAAATAGTGGTTATTACAAGGGTCAACTTGTTTTAGAGAAAAAAGAATCTAAAAAATAA
- the rsmH gene encoding 16S rRNA (cytosine(1402)-N(4))-methyltransferase RsmH — MKHVTVLLNEAIEYLNIKKDGIYVDGTLGGAGHSELILKNLSAGHLYAFDQDLYAIDVASKKLESYSNKTIIHDNFANMKKRLNELGISKVDGILLDLGMSSFQIDDESRGFTYLKDAKLDMRMNQESSLTAEEMVNTYDKDELAKIFFKYGDEENSYKIVNEIIRRRPLKTTSDLVAICDKINFKRKGHSSKKVFQALRIAVNNEIGVLEQLLNDSVELLNDQGRIVIITFHSLEDRIVKHFFKEKSEINVPKNLPLINIPKMDLEIVTKKPVYPSDEELENNSRSKSAKMRVAKKIDA, encoded by the coding sequence ATGAAACATGTGACAGTATTACTTAATGAGGCAATTGAATATTTAAACATCAAAAAAGATGGAATATATGTTGATGGTACACTAGGTGGTGCTGGACATAGTGAACTTATTTTAAAGAATTTAAGTGCAGGTCATTTATATGCTTTTGATCAAGACTTGTATGCGATTGATGTTGCAAGTAAAAAGTTAGAATCATATTCTAATAAAACGATAATTCATGATAATTTTGCTAACATGAAAAAACGATTAAATGAACTTGGAATTTCAAAAGTAGATGGTATTTTACTTGACTTAGGAATGTCATCATTTCAAATTGATGATGAATCAAGAGGATTTACATATTTGAAAGATGCAAAACTTGATATGCGTATGAATCAAGAAAGTAGTTTAACAGCTGAAGAAATGGTTAATACTTATGATAAAGATGAACTTGCAAAAATATTCTTTAAATATGGTGATGAAGAGAATAGTTATAAAATTGTTAATGAAATAATTAGAAGAAGACCATTAAAGACTACCTCTGATTTGGTTGCCATATGTGATAAAATTAATTTTAAAAGAAAAGGTCATTCGTCTAAAAAAGTTTTCCAAGCATTAAGAATTGCTGTTAATAATGAAATCGGTGTTTTAGAACAATTATTAAATGATTCTGTTGAATTATTAAATGATCAAGGTAGAATTGTTATTATTACTTTCCATTCATTAGAAGATCGGATTGTTAAGCATTTCTTTAAAGAAAAATCGGAAATAAATGTTCCTAAAAACTTACCATTAATTAATATTCCTAAAATGGATTTAGAGATAGTTACAAAAAAACCGGTATATCCTAGTGATGAAGAATTAGAAAATAATTCAAGAAGTAAATCAGCTAAGATGAGAGTTGCAAAAAAAATAGATGCCTAA
- a CDS encoding YceD family protein — MKIYTSQIDGIIKIDKYFDFSNLIDKKNDILEIGECHVTGSIIPGYEELDLNIDVNVDLVLASSRSLKPVNHHLSFNLALNFGNGKEADFVLSNEIDLEEIVFAHILLEKPLTIFLPDEKPKDEEEEKGINPAFKELKDWKI; from the coding sequence ATGAAAATATATACATCACAAATCGACGGAATAATAAAAATTGATAAATACTTCGATTTTTCAAATTTAATCGATAAAAAGAATGATATTCTAGAAATAGGAGAATGTCATGTAACAGGTTCTATAATTCCTGGATATGAAGAATTAGATTTAAATATTGACGTTAATGTTGATTTAGTTCTTGCAAGCTCAAGATCATTAAAACCTGTTAATCATCATTTAAGTTTTAATTTGGCTTTAAACTTTGGCAATGGTAAAGAAGCAGATTTTGTACTTTCTAATGAAATTGATTTAGAAGAAATAGTTTTTGCTCATATTTTATTAGAGAAACCATTAACAATCTTTTTACCAGATGAAAAACCAAAAGATGAAGAAGAAGAGAAAGGTATTAATCCAGCTTTTAAAGAATTAAAAGATTGGAAAATATAG
- the mnmA gene encoding tRNA 2-thiouridine(34) synthase MnmA, translated as MKKKEKVIVGLSGGVDSSVAAYLLLKDGYDVEAVFMRNWDSATNQDFKGNPTAFDEVCEQEKDYRDAKKVADKLGIKLHKVDFIKEYWDEVFTYFLDEYKKNRTPNPDILCNNEIKFKAFVKYAKTLDYDYIAMGHYARINHDSTDPMLLRAKDNNKDQTYFLSQLETSQLRNVLFPIGELEKEEVRKIAHEQDLATADKKDSTGICFIGERNFSGFLSNYLPAKKGDMRRLDGTYVKEHYGLMNYTIGQRKGLGIGGSQDSLDAWYVVGKDLKTNTLYVEPDKDHPHLFSNKAIITDIKWRGAKKSGKMSAKFRYRQKDIDINLTWIDDTKAIVEYNNVKAVTPGQAAVFYDGDVCLGAGFIDQVFFNDEERIYS; from the coding sequence ATGAAGAAAAAAGAAAAAGTTATAGTAGGATTATCAGGTGGAGTAGACTCAAGTGTCGCTGCATACCTGTTATTAAAAGATGGATATGATGTAGAAGCAGTTTTTATGAGAAATTGGGATAGTGCAACTAACCAAGATTTCAAAGGAAATCCAACTGCTTTTGATGAAGTCTGTGAACAAGAAAAAGATTATCGAGACGCAAAAAAAGTTGCTGATAAATTAGGTATTAAGTTACATAAAGTCGATTTTATAAAAGAATATTGGGATGAAGTATTTACATATTTCCTTGATGAATATAAGAAGAATCGTACACCTAATCCAGATATTTTATGTAACAATGAAATTAAGTTTAAAGCATTTGTTAAATATGCAAAAACGCTTGATTATGATTATATTGCTATGGGTCATTATGCAAGAATAAATCATGATTCAACTGATCCCATGCTTTTACGTGCAAAAGATAATAATAAAGATCAAACATATTTCTTATCACAATTAGAAACAAGTCAATTAAGAAATGTTTTATTTCCAATTGGAGAATTAGAAAAAGAAGAAGTAAGAAAAATTGCTCACGAGCAAGATCTAGCAACTGCAGATAAAAAAGATTCAACAGGAATCTGTTTTATTGGTGAAAGAAACTTTAGTGGTTTTTTAAGTAATTACTTACCTGCTAAAAAAGGTGATATGCGCAGATTAGATGGAACCTATGTAAAAGAACATTATGGATTAATGAATTACACAATCGGACAAAGAAAAGGATTGGGTATTGGTGGAAGCCAAGATTCATTAGACGCATGGTATGTAGTAGGAAAAGATTTAAAAACGAACACGTTATATGTTGAACCAGATAAAGATCATCCTCATTTGTTTAGTAATAAGGCAATTATTACAGATATTAAATGGCGTGGAGCAAAAAAATCAGGAAAAATGAGTGCTAAGTTTAGATATCGTCAAAAAGATATTGATATTAATCTAACATGGATTGATGATACTAAAGCAATCGTTGAATATAACAATGTTAAAGCAGTAACACCTGGACAAGCAGCTGTTTTTTATGATGGTGATGTTTGTTTAGGAGCTGGATTTATTGATCAAGTATTCTTTAATGATGAAGAAAGAATTTATTCATAA
- the nadD gene encoding nicotinate (nicotinamide) nucleotide adenylyltransferase codes for MINIVYGGSFNPPTKAHYEIVKKLLNEFRDSKVIIVPVGDTYFKKELIDFKIRKEMLKIVFNTNPNVEINDIEYYKPFDGTLKTLLSLEQVYENLHLVIGADNLVNFDKWINYEEILKKYPLIIIKRNKQDVNELIKKYLYLKPKYQVIEFNNEANSTAIRNNVHEHKDWLDRNVYQYIKDNELYGA; via the coding sequence ATGATAAATATAGTTTATGGAGGTTCGTTTAATCCTCCAACAAAAGCGCATTATGAAATAGTAAAGAAATTATTGAATGAGTTTAGAGATTCTAAAGTTATTATTGTTCCTGTTGGAGATACATATTTCAAAAAAGAATTAATTGATTTTAAAATTAGGAAAGAAATGTTAAAAATAGTTTTTAATACTAATCCTAATGTTGAAATTAATGATATTGAGTATTATAAACCTTTTGATGGAACCTTAAAAACTCTTTTGAGTCTAGAACAAGTTTATGAAAATCTTCATCTTGTTATTGGTGCAGATAATTTAGTGAATTTTGATAAGTGGATTAATTATGAAGAAATATTAAAAAAATATCCATTAATAATTATTAAAAGAAATAAACAAGATGTAAATGAATTAATTAAAAAATATCTATATTTAAAACCGAAGTATCAAGTGATTGAATTTAACAATGAAGCTAATTCAACAGCAATCAGAAATAATGTTCATGAACATAAAGACTGGTTAGATAGAAATGTATATCAATATATAAAAGATAATGAATTATATGGAGCGTGA
- a CDS encoding NAD-dependent epimerase/dehydratase family protein, translating to MKKELHVIIGANGPIGTSIYNELRRVNKTVIRVGRTDIKESDYLKADATNQKDIELVTKNATHVYLTIGLEYSTKVWAKNWPIIIDNLILAARINKFKIIFFDNIYLYGNSSSIIFEDSLKKPNSRKGRIRLELFKKLKSNMGSIDILIVRAPDFFGPMAKGSIIHTAFLENMIKGKNPLFLGNPNKKHSYGYTIDLARATVLLALDDQTYNQEWNLPSYQTNNIYEIFNLYTKNLNKKYRLRIIPKSIHRFLSLFIPILKEVYEMRYQFENDYILSYSKFISRYPGFRLESIEDAIYETTKYFIDNKKSE from the coding sequence ATGAAAAAAGAATTACATGTAATTATTGGAGCCAACGGACCAATAGGAACTAGTATTTATAATGAATTAAGACGAGTAAATAAAACAGTAATAAGAGTAGGTAGAACAGATATTAAGGAAAGTGATTATCTTAAAGCTGATGCAACAAATCAAAAAGATATTGAATTAGTTACTAAAAATGCTACACACGTTTACCTAACAATTGGTTTAGAATATAGTACAAAAGTATGGGCTAAGAATTGGCCAATCATTATTGATAATCTTATTTTAGCAGCAAGAATAAACAAGTTTAAGATAATCTTCTTTGATAATATATATTTATATGGAAATAGTAGTTCAATTATTTTTGAAGATAGTTTGAAAAAGCCTAATAGTAGAAAAGGAAGAATAAGATTAGAACTTTTCAAAAAACTAAAAAGTAATATGGGTTCAATTGATATTTTAATTGTGCGTGCTCCAGATTTTTTTGGACCAATGGCAAAAGGAAGTATTATTCATACAGCGTTTCTAGAAAATATGATTAAAGGTAAAAATCCACTATTTCTAGGTAATCCAAACAAAAAACATAGTTATGGATATACAATTGATTTAGCACGTGCAACAGTTTTATTAGCTTTAGATGATCAAACTTATAATCAAGAGTGGAATCTTCCATCATATCAAACTAATAATATCTATGAAATCTTTAATTTATATACTAAAAATTTGAATAAAAAATATCGTTTAAGAATTATTCCTAAAAGTATTCATAGATTTTTAAGTTTATTTATCCCGATTTTAAAAGAAGTGTATGAAATGAGATATCAATTTGAAAATGATTATATATTGTCATATTCAAAGTTTATTTCTAGATATCCTGGTTTTAGGCTTGAAAGTATTGAAGATGCTATATATGAAACTACAAAATATTTTATCGACAATAAAAAAAGTGAGTAG
- a CDS encoding NAD(+) synthase: MYKNGFLKVMTATPKIIAGDIKNNEQEILNVLNNTDASVVVFPELTLTGYTTSDLFYQERTLDEALDSLRLILKNNKHEGIAAIGIPLDIKGGLFNVAAIIQKNEVLGIVPKYFLPNNQEFQEKRWFLSGHEANFNVVKLFGKEVPFGSIIFIEEEKKVAIGVEICQDLWSIKTPADDLAMAGANIILNLSASTELINKDSIRRHAVLDHSRKQMAAYLYTTTGMFESSSEALFSSHKMIASLGEMVSESESVSFEADELIADINVTMINYRRRQDSNYRESIFKNEIKYHEVNFTLKENNNFYFSNKVNQKPFVPEKKELEKTYNILTASLIKKLSTLPVDSRKIILGLSGGLDSAHALIIAYNAFKMMNLPLADLYAVILPAHASTSKSMLDAEELAKGLGLEPLVINIEESVNKHLKEINHDTKDVTFENAQARMRTLVLMDLANKYKGIVLGTGDLSEIALGFMTYNGDQMSMYGINSGLPKTLIQALITYYSNNKYKHIKDVLTRIVEKKISPELLDGQESEAMIGTYLINDFIMHYHLNSGLDEPKLIWLVEKVFTLSNSEATTYVNRFIKRFYSQQFKRTTMPEGPKLFDLSLSPRISYRMPSDIVRK, encoded by the coding sequence ATGTATAAAAATGGTTTCTTAAAAGTAATGACTGCAACTCCAAAAATAATTGCAGGAGATATTAAAAATAATGAACAAGAGATTTTAAATGTTTTAAATAACACTGATGCTAGTGTTGTTGTTTTTCCTGAGTTAACATTAACTGGGTATACAACATCTGATCTTTTTTACCAAGAACGTACATTAGATGAAGCACTTGATTCACTAAGATTAATATTGAAAAATAATAAACATGAGGGTATTGCTGCAATTGGAATACCATTAGATATTAAAGGTGGTTTATTTAATGTTGCTGCAATAATTCAAAAAAATGAAGTCTTAGGAATTGTTCCAAAATACTTTTTACCAAACAATCAAGAATTTCAAGAAAAAAGATGGTTCTTATCTGGACATGAAGCAAATTTTAATGTTGTAAAGCTTTTTGGAAAAGAAGTACCATTTGGAAGTATTATTTTTATTGAAGAAGAGAAAAAGGTTGCTATTGGAGTTGAAATTTGTCAAGATTTATGGAGTATTAAAACACCTGCAGATGATTTAGCAATGGCAGGAGCAAATATAATTTTAAATCTTTCGGCTTCAACAGAACTTATAAACAAAGATAGTATTAGAAGACATGCTGTCTTAGACCATTCAAGAAAACAAATGGCTGCATACCTATATACAACAACAGGAATGTTTGAATCAAGCTCTGAAGCGTTATTTAGCTCACATAAAATGATTGCTAGCTTGGGTGAAATGGTATCAGAAAGTGAAAGTGTTAGTTTTGAAGCAGATGAATTAATAGCAGATATTAATGTTACAATGATTAACTATCGTAGAAGACAAGATAGTAATTATCGAGAGAGTATTTTTAAAAATGAAATAAAGTACCACGAAGTTAATTTTACATTAAAAGAGAATAATAATTTTTATTTCTCGAATAAAGTAAATCAGAAACCTTTTGTACCTGAGAAGAAAGAATTAGAAAAGACATATAATATTCTAACAGCTAGTCTAATAAAAAAACTTTCAACTCTACCAGTAGATAGTAGAAAAATTATTTTGGGATTATCTGGAGGATTAGATTCAGCGCATGCTTTAATAATAGCGTATAATGCGTTTAAAATGATGAATCTACCATTAGCAGATTTATATGCAGTTATTTTACCGGCACATGCATCAACTTCTAAGAGTATGCTTGATGCTGAAGAACTTGCTAAAGGTTTAGGATTAGAGCCTTTAGTAATTAATATTGAAGAAAGTGTTAATAAACATTTGAAAGAGATTAATCATGATACAAAAGATGTAACATTTGAAAATGCTCAAGCAAGAATGAGAACACTTGTTTTAATGGATTTAGCAAATAAATACAAAGGAATTGTTTTAGGTACTGGTGACTTGTCAGAAATAGCATTAGGATTTATGACTTATAATGGTGATCAGATGAGTATGTATGGAATTAACTCTGGTTTACCAAAAACATTAATTCAAGCATTAATTACATATTATTCAAATAATAAATATAAACATATAAAAGATGTTTTAACAAGAATTGTTGAAAAGAAAATTTCACCTGAATTATTAGATGGTCAAGAGTCAGAAGCAATGATTGGGACATATTTAATAAATGATTTTATTATGCACTATCATTTAAATTCAGGATTAGATGAACCAAAACTTATTTGGTTAGTAGAGAAGGTATTTACTCTTTCAAATTCAGAAGCAACGACTTATGTAAATCGTTTTATAAAACGATTCTATAGTCAACAATTTAAAAGAACAACAATGCCAGAAGGACCAAAACTATTTGATTTAAGCTTATCTCCAAGAATATCATATAGGATGCCTTCAGATATAGTAAGAAAGTGA
- the dnaJ gene encoding molecular chaperone DnaJ — translation MANKRDYYEVLGVEKTAAKDEIDKAYRKKAKQYHPDVSKEENAEEKFKEVQEAYETLSDQNKRAAYDQYGHAGNPFGQGGSSGFGGGFEGFSGFGGFGDIFSDLFGGGRQQRQEAYNGPQRGSDIEKYMTIDFMEAALGTKKTVKVEVEEDCPDCKGTGAKSKDDIKTCSHCQGKGYVNVDQRTILGTMRSQQTCSVCGGTGKEIKNKCTTCGGIGRVKVSKTVEVNIPAGIDNNMTLRVAGYGNGGIKGGPHGDLLITFRVRPHKVFERREDDIYLNVPISFTEAALGTTKDVPTIYGEVSLKIPAGIEPGTQLRMREKGVASVRSKRKGDQFVIVEVKAPKKLSPKEKKLYEELAELEQKENDSMWTKFKNLFK, via the coding sequence ATGGCTAATAAAAGAGATTATTATGAGGTCCTTGGAGTTGAAAAAACAGCAGCTAAGGATGAAATAGATAAAGCATACCGCAAAAAAGCAAAACAATATCACCCAGATGTTTCTAAAGAAGAAAATGCAGAAGAAAAATTTAAAGAAGTTCAAGAAGCATATGAAACACTAAGTGATCAAAATAAAAGAGCTGCATATGATCAATATGGTCATGCTGGTAATCCATTTGGACAAGGCGGATCAAGTGGCTTTGGCGGTGGATTCGAAGGATTTAGTGGCTTTGGTGGATTTGGTGACATCTTTAGTGACTTATTTGGTGGTGGAAGACAGCAACGTCAAGAAGCATATAATGGACCACAACGTGGATCAGATATTGAAAAATATATGACAATAGATTTTATGGAAGCAGCACTTGGAACTAAGAAAACCGTGAAAGTTGAAGTAGAAGAAGATTGTCCTGATTGTAAAGGTACTGGAGCTAAGAGTAAAGATGATATTAAAACATGTTCTCACTGTCAAGGTAAGGGTTATGTTAATGTTGATCAAAGAACAATTCTTGGAACAATGAGAAGTCAACAAACTTGTTCAGTATGTGGTGGTACAGGAAAAGAAATCAAAAATAAATGTACAACATGTGGTGGTATAGGTAGAGTTAAAGTTTCTAAGACTGTCGAAGTAAATATTCCAGCAGGAATAGATAATAATATGACATTACGTGTTGCAGGATACGGTAATGGTGGAATTAAAGGTGGACCACATGGTGATTTATTAATCACATTTAGAGTAAGACCTCATAAAGTCTTTGAACGTCGAGAAGATGATATTTATCTAAATGTTCCAATAAGCTTTACTGAAGCAGCACTTGGAACTACTAAAGATGTTCCAACTATTTATGGTGAAGTATCACTTAAAATTCCAGCAGGAATTGAACCAGGAACACAATTACGTATGCGTGAAAAAGGTGTTGCATCTGTTAGATCTAAACGTAAAGGTGACCAATTTGTTATTGTTGAAGTTAAAGCACCTAAAAAGCTTTCTCCAAAAGAAAAGAAATTATATGAAGAGTTAGCTGAGCTTGAACAAAAAGAAAATGATTCTATGTGGACTAAGTTTAAAAACTTATTCAAATAA
- a CDS encoding MerR family transcriptional regulator, translating into MKIKELSKASGIKAYTIRYYEEIGLLKPTRLESKYRIFQESDLLKLKLIKVLQYAMFDLKEIKVILESLELEASPECNEKIGIIIKSKIKMLLDHINNYQTIIKLINSVPLANNHIEYKENKTFFDEKLYMIVNDLYEKIEV; encoded by the coding sequence ATGAAAATAAAAGAATTATCAAAAGCAAGCGGTATAAAAGCTTATACTATTAGATATTATGAAGAGATTGGATTATTAAAACCAACACGTTTAGAGAGTAAATATCGGATATTTCAAGAATCAGATTTGTTAAAATTAAAGCTAATCAAAGTTTTGCAGTATGCGATGTTTGATTTGAAAGAGATTAAAGTAATTTTAGAGAGTCTTGAACTTGAAGCTTCACCTGAATGTAATGAAAAGATTGGTATAATTATAAAAAGTAAAATTAAAATGCTACTTGATCATATAAATAATTATCAAACGATTATAAAATTAATTAATAGTGTTCCACTAGCAAATAATCACATTGAATATAAGGAAAATAAAACTTTTTTTGATGAAAAATTATACATGATTGTTAATGATTTATATGAAAAGATTGAGGTGTAA